The region AACGGTCGCCTGTCTTCTCTCTACCACGCGGCAGTGGGAGAACTTTCTGGTAAACACTTCACATTACATGGACGGGAAAGGAGGGAGCCTGAGTGGGGTACCAGTGGGCAAAGAGAGGAATGTGTTACTGTAGTGTTGTTGCAGAGTCGAATTATTTGAACTGCGTAATAGTCACACCAGAGAGGTTATGAACGTAAAcgtgttgttgttgctgtcactGACAAAGTTGATTTGGCACTGCTCCAGTCTGGCAATATCCCCGAGGTCCAACTCTGATAATAACTGAGTCgggtctgtgtttgttgttaaAACCTTTTGTTTCTCGTAGTGCTTCTCCACATCCTCCTCTTCTACTGCTGCCTCCTCATCTTTGCtttcctcatcatcctcctcctcttcctctgtgatAGAGCAGAGGCGGGTTGCACAGCTGGCGTTGTCGGCAGGGGGTCTGTAGTGACACTGCCCGTTCAGCAGCCTCCTCAGTGGCATCAGGGGCACCGCTTCCTCACCCAGCAGCTGCTGCTGGCAGTGCCGGAAGTCACTCTGACGCTTCAGCCGTTTGAACTCGCTGAAGGCGGAGGTCGCGTTCTGGTAGAGGCTGTGGGCGATGCCCTGGGCCTTTTCTGATTTGCTAACCAGGACGGCGTGACACCGAAGCACCACTGCCATGTTCTTGACCTGGTGCCTGTAGATCCAGGCCAGGATCTTTGGCCGGCACGGGTCAGGGCTGCAGTAGGTAATTCTGTTCAGAGAGTAAAGATGGATGGGTTTCTTTTTACCGGATTTGTCGGCACTCATCCGGATCCCTTGTGGTCCCACTGTTAACCTCATCTTGACACTTTCCTCCCCATAGTTGCTCCTGGCCCAGATCTTGGCCACTGCATCCTGGGTGCAGCCGTCTCCCTTTGCTGTGATGGTGACCACACTTCCCAGGTAACGCACATTGTAAACAGGCTCATCTTTGTTCAGTTGCACCTTCTGCCGTTTTGTATGAAAGATGCTGCCCACCCAGTCGAACGGGCAGTCGGGCAGCAAGTCAGGACAGGagcgcagcagagaggagaggatggagtGGTAGGTCAGCCCCGTCCCCAGGCTCTTGGGTTTACTTTTGGCTTCGTCCTCCACCAGAACAAACTTATTCCTTCTCCAGGGCAGCATGGTGCTGGAGGAGTTGGAGCGAGTGAACCCCTCTGTCGCTTCGTTTTGCTCTTGTCAGCTCAGGCAAGAGAGTAGGAGAGCCGGTGTATACGAGAGTGAGAGGAAGAACAGTAGAGAGAAGCTGCTTTGCAAAGCTCAGAAGAGAGACTGAGGGCTGCGAGCCTCAGCCAGTCTGTTCCACTGCTcgctcctccttcctctcttcctcctcctcctcctactcctctttCTCCTGTTCTGTCTGCGTCATGCAGCGCTGATCAGTGCCGGAGTCTCAGCCCAGTGTTCAAGCACTCTCGACCCCCTCCctgctttgttgttttgcttCCAAATGGCTCCCTACCAAAGCATTATTTATCCGTCCGGCTTTGCACTGATGTATCACTGTATTGATGTTTCTGGTAAACCTGAGGAAGAGGGTACACTGCCCCGTCATTCCTTCTCAGGGGTTTTATGTGACTACTTGTAAATTCTGATAAAAGTCAGTTAAGTCCACAGAATTTAATTAAGTGTTCTTGTTTACTGTGATGTTTAAATGTCCATAAAATAATCATCCTGTCCTGCTAGTCCTGTTATTAGTGATACTTTTAAAGACTGAACATGCTGTGTATTTACAAATTGTTCtcatcatattttaatgttgaagGCATAATCTGTGATGCTGACTCCACTGCTAAAagccaaaacacaaaataacaaccTGGTATTATTCTCAAATTGCTCGATCGGGTTGGATAACACTGAATAACAAGCAAATCATGGACTGCCTGTACTGTTATAAGAGGTTTGTTTAAACAGTAATTTTACTTGTGAAAGACACTAAAGGCAGAATTTGCATCTCTGGCACAATTACTAGAAACATGTGACAAAAACACTTGAGTATGTGGTCAGGGTAATTACAGACTGGACTTTCATTAGAGATGGAtgttattattaaataatttaagaGCAACTCGAAGAGCAAGTTACAGCTGAAGATTAAGAGGATGAAACTTAAATTATGCATTTGAAATAAGGAGTCCCAGTATATTTggaacagaaaatgtattctaCACACTTCTGATTTTTTACTAAAGTCATGTACCTTGTTGTCATTGTGTGCATTTAAGCATGCTGACATTGACATTTAGCTAAAAGCATTCGTGACAGTCACGAGCATATCTGCAGActcttgtttcatttttaaccaagataaacagaaaatgtttaaagatatatacatatatctatAAACAGTCTCTGTTTATAGATATATGcaattggaacatttatttcctatgctgtgcacacacacttgcagggaaatgacaccttttctttttcttttttttttttaagataaacaGAGACTGTTTAaagatatatacatacatatatctATAAACAGTCTCTGTTTATCTTGGCTCAAATACAAACCAATTACATCATACTTTGTTACATGTAACAAGGTATGATGTAATTGGTTTGTATTTGAGCTGGTTTGAAACCCAGATTTGCAGGTTACATCTTTACCAATTGGAGTGAGGACCTAACAATTAAGGAGTGTGGTGAGTTGCCGTTTCGGTTTCTATAAACATGCTCCACTATCATGGACCAAACTGAAAGCTACTGCTACTGGGAACAAAGAGCAGTGCCAAAAAGACAGGAATCATAATCACCTAACAATAAActtactgaaatattgcaacaagAAACAAGAACCTTCCAGAGCAACAGTCACCAGTAAAAATACAATGAACTTGAAGTGACATTTGCAGATGAGTCATCCTGAATTTCATACAAAggtaaacacactttaaaaaaaagttttccaaGCTTACATTATTTAATCAGATAATCCAAGTTCCTAAAGTACagtcaaacaaagaaaacattactGCTCTGTTTAgattagagaaagaaaagtacatttaaaaaattgattGACACTAAAGATAATAAGTGTAAAGTTTCACTGTCTAAAAATGTATGCGAATATGTAACAAACAAGAAGATGCACATCTGAAGAAATGTTAACATTGAGGTTTCAGTACCTTACTGACAAACGTAATGTTAAACTTCATGTTCATGTACTTAATCTTAGACATACAGTGGGGAAAAGGAGCAGGAATGTAGTTTAGAGAGACCTTGGAgaggggagtgagagagagagaaagatcagAACTTGATAACAAGGACAGGTCACTGAGTGCAAATAAAGCCAGTGCATCCCTGCAGAATACTTCAACAGGTCCTTTAAGTGCTTCTAAGTACAAAAGTGACTCTAAAGAACAACATACCAAGGAGGAGGGCATAGATAATGGATTGGGCGCACAGGATTACTGGTCACAACGACTGAGGATGAGGACTTTGTTCTAATGATGGAGACACTACCGTTTATCTAATTATTTGTGGAGAGTTCGCCTAACGCTCACTGGTGTTACTTTGTTAATGTTTGAGATGGTGGTTTgcaaaaacatatatttaagataaataaagacatgTTTCATATCACAACAGTTATAACTGTGTCTGTATTGCCATTCAAACTTTAATACCATTTCATTTTAACGGGTAAATTGATGTTTTATCCAGGAGTCTATAATGAGTTTGTAGAGTAATATGTGtgcatacaaaaaaataattaaaaagaaatgtttgattaatgcATTACACTACACAACTGTAGATTTAATCAACTCAAATCTTATGATAGTCAACTAAAACTAGACTATAACAATGCAgatgactaaaactaaaactaaatttgCCAAAATGAACACACCTCAAGCCATGGTAGTTACCATTTGAGTTCAAAACAACTAGAAACAAAGCTTTATGTACGTATACTACATGCTTTAGTTACTGTACTACTGGCAGATTTGTTGCGGATTGTGGCATTGCAAGAGCAGATGGTATATGtaggaaaacaaaccaaacattcTGCAATACGTTAATTAAAATGTTCCCTGCACTGCATTATAtttccttaaaaaacaaaacaaatcagaaGTAGGCAATATGAACATACTTTCCTGCAGATTTGGTTGAAATTCTACAGTGCATTGTTCTCTGGAGCATGACTAAGAGAACAAAATCATATGTGTAACATCAGATGTTACTGCTTTGTGTCCAAACATCAATGTGAAAGGCCAACACCTCATAACGAGGGCAGGTAAAAGGTGGCTGCTCTTTCAGGGGAGAATTCTGCTGCAATTAATCAAAATAAGTATCTGTGTCTGCCACTGAGGCTGCCTGTACTGAATTGTCGTGTGTAGATGGTTGATCAAGTTCCCTGCCGAGAAAATGACTCGAGAGAAATGGAAGTTAGTTACTGTGGCAACACTGGAGagtaaatgtctgtttttggccctgatgtgtgtgctgtgaatgaaagaaaagcatgaataggaaaataaattgaataGCTTTGTAGGCACTATCTCATATGCAGACAAGATTTATTCCAATTATTAAAAGGCGGAGGCAAATCTGAGTGCAGAactattttgatttattttctgtttcccCCTATTATATACATTTGCTGCTCTTTAAAATCTCAGTTGTTCTCCATGGGTCAGGATGCACACTGAAAAATGCTTCTTATTAAACCACACACATAGCCAGAGTTTATGAGGGTAAAACAAAGATTGTTTAAGAAATGGTGAAAACTGATAAAATGCTTCTGGGCAGTAGCCATAAAGGGGATGCTACCTTGTAGAAATGATGAAGAGATTTTGCTCATAGTCCAGTTGGAGTAAATAAAAAGTGGGACCATGATCTGATCAAGGATAAGATAGCATTGTCTCAAGTTTCCTGACACAATGTGACAGAGAGGCCTTATGCAAACAGCTGTGGTTCCATAAATCACATCAGTGATGTGAGATCTCATCTCTTACCACAGAAGATTAATGCAGACCCTGATATGCTAAATTGAAAAAATCCATCATGGTTTGGCCTTTACAGAATTAGACGTGTGTATTCAGTGTTGACTTATCTGCCATTGGAGTTATCAGCTTGTGTAAGAGGGTTGTTCAATGAAATTAGGAAATGTCTCGAGTCTTATGTGTTGCATGTCGTTGCTTTATCTCCTGACTGACAGTTTAATCTGTGCCTGTTTCatctttaaaggggacatatcgtGTATTTTGTGATTTACTGTGGTTtcatactgttataatgttggatttctatgttaaacatggtcccaaaacttgaggttaacatgtgtaaaaatgcttcTATTAGAAAACTTCTTCTATTAGAGTTTGTTTATGTAACAAACAGAACCGCCTCTGCAACTTCCGAGAGCTCGACAGAGTGTGCTCCTCCGGAGGGGGCCTTAAAgggacaggagctaaaacagcctgtttcatacagaggctgaactgaggggaaaaacaaacattatgaaACAAATAAGGAGTTTTTCAAAGGTATTCAGCTAGATCCCccgaataaaaatatagacctgaaaaTGTGTATGACACGACCCTTTAACACTTAAACTACCTTAATTCCATAATTAATAGCTTACTAACTACCAAAGAGCCGTCATTTTGACCCTTCTTATATTAAGGTAGAGAACGTCACTTTTTTTCACACTCGAAGCCTCTGAATGAAGCTTCactttataaaatgttaaaattttaaGTGTACACTTCATATAAGCAATTGATGATTTAACATGATTAATCATGTTGGAGAACTTCCTAAATTGGCATggtacaaacaaaacaaaaacaccttatTATACAGTCCAATGTTGTTAAGTGCATTTTCCATTGGAACTAATGtcaatttaaaacacaaatgcatcAGTGCTTCATCATTAACTCATCTGTGAAAAGGGAGGGGAAAGTACGAAACAAGACTGCAAATCTACATCCACATTAACAGCTCTGTGAGGATTTACTTAGGCAGAGTTGCTCTGAGCTAAATACTAACATCAGTGTCTTAACACACTCACAATGGCAATGCTAAAATTCAGATGTTTAACAGGTATAACTAATATTTACCATCCTCACAATCTTAGTTTAGCTAactttgctaattagcactacaCAATCAGTTGAGGCTGATGGAAATGTTAATTATATGCAGCATTTGGTCAtaaaagtattggacaaattaatgctagatgaaaagttaagggaTCATCAAAATTATGTTGTAATGCATGGTGAGGGGAACATGACtttctgtaccaaatttcatgacaatcccCCTCCAAccataaatgttaatatttcacTTCATATGTTAaacctttgacctgctggtggctctagatgaaaagtcaggggataaCCGAACTCATTTGGAGTCATCCTCAGATAAACTTAAATGTCTGTAAAAACTTTCATGGCAATTCATGTaacagttgagatatttcagtctggaccaaagttgTGGACCGATTGACTGACAGACCGACTGAACCATCACTAGAGATTGTTTTCAGATGAGCTGCAGACCTCTGACTCTTGATTCGTCCCTGTAACTTCCTTTCTTACTCTTTCCTTTGAACATGAACATCCGTTATCAACTCACACAAGCAACCCCAGGGCGCAAAATGTTATCATAGAAATCCAATTACTTTTATCTAAGTGGCACCCAACTTTCACCTCCCAAATTCCTCTCCCCTTATCCTTAGCTTCTTTCCAGTGCTTTTGAAGACATCCTTTTATCCGCTGCTGCGTCTGCTACATATTTCTGTCTAGCAAGGCAGCCTAATTGAATTGGGTTCTCTCTTCATCACGCTACAGTTACCCAGTGCAGTGTAATCAATGAGAGGGGCCTGGCAGAGAGGGTCCCGGCTCTCAGATGGCTGATTTATGGCTGTACGTGAGGGCAGCAGCGAGGCAGGACTGCACACAGTAAAGAACGAGAGAGATGGAATGATGATAGAAAGGGCTACTGTGCTCATACATCAGACTGCTGCCACAGATAACACGTCTAC is a window of Scomber scombrus chromosome 10, fScoSco1.1, whole genome shotgun sequence DNA encoding:
- the fam43b gene encoding protein FAM43B, with translation MLPWRRNKFVLVEDEAKSKPKSLGTGLTYHSILSSLLRSCPDLLPDCPFDWVGSIFHTKRQKVQLNKDEPVYNVRYLGSVVTITAKGDGCTQDAVAKIWARSNYGEESVKMRLTVGPQGIRMSADKSGKKKPIHLYSLNRITYCSPDPCRPKILAWIYRHQVKNMAVVLRCHAVLVSKSEKAQGIAHSLYQNATSAFSEFKRLKRQSDFRHCQQQLLGEEAVPLMPLRRLLNGQCHYRPPADNASCATRLCSITEEEEEDDEESKDEEAAVEEEDVEKHYEKQKVLTTNTDPTQLLSELDLGDIARLEQCQINFVSDSNNNTFTFITSLV